Proteins encoded by one window of Perca fluviatilis chromosome 13, GENO_Pfluv_1.0, whole genome shotgun sequence:
- the cdca8 gene encoding borealin, translating to MAPRKRTTKQRKNNPKTAKLEAFLEDFDSEVKTRVGQLKEKLNQLLKNVDNSYNMAQIKLPKAVRQMVWLEHFRAEKPKSPEVDNTKREEEAAIVDSVVAEDHAVLLKSVKKTSKKKGAANCSSEDEKTPATTRKGKATRKPPTTSKRAKALTVSKQNNSIRRSTRKPLVTPARSMLDSSFMMGPTPLITPRFDPRLPKTPAVRIPRHKERVYSISVNGSPISAGNEDIVINVPIGNGESIQLLASQLDSVDLSLLDETALTSIRLLQNRLTTLCGTSE from the exons ATGGCTCCCAGGAAAAGGACCACCAAACAACGGAAAAACAACCCCAAGACGGCCAAGCTGGAAGCTTTTCTGGAGGATTTTGACAGCGAgg TGAAGACCAGAGTTGGTCAACTGAAAGAGAAGCTCAACCAGCTGCTGAAAAATGTTGACAACAGCTACAACATGGCACAAATTAAGCTCCCCAAGGCTGTCCGTCAAATGGTCTGGTTGGAACATTTCA GGGCTGAGAAACCAAAGTCACCAGAAGTGGATAATACAAAG agagaagaggaagctgCTATTGTTGACAGCGTTGTGGCTGAGGACCACGCAGTCCTTCTCAAATCAGTCAAGAAAA CATCAAAGAAAAAGGGTGCAGCCAATTGCAGTTCGGAGGATGAAAAGACCCCGGCCACAACAAGGAAG GGCAAAGCAACAAGGAAACCTCCAACTACATCAAAAAGAGCAAAGGCACTGACAGTCAGCAAGCAGAACAACTCCATCAGACG CTCAACCAGAAAGCCATTGGTCACTCCTGCCAGGAGTATGCTGGATTCTTCTTTTATGATGGGTCCCACTCCCCTCATTACTCCACGCTTCGACCCAAG GCTTCCTAAGACCCCTGCTGTGAGGATTCCCCGCCACAAAGAGAGGGTTTATAGCATTTCAGTCAACGGCTCTCCCATTTCAGCAGGAAATGAGGACATTGTCATCAACGTTCCCATTGGCAACGGAGAG AGCATTCAGTTATTGGCCAGTCAGTTGGACTCAGTGGACCTGTCTCTACTGGATGAGACCGCTCTGACGAGCATTCGGCTACTGCAG AATCGCCTTACAACCCTGTGTGGAACATCAGAGTGA
- the c19h1orf109 gene encoding uncharacterized protein C1orf109 homolog, giving the protein MSKPALISLHQALKKSFQSLENNQKVWTSVLADCSPLMVSLGNLAEQSRALSNVQISNTPLRDFPDLEERLRFKLLQATDTVLGKLNEKMSSLQSVRDSISNQVFAVFQHYEQNTDSLDLLTVTERSATAPSVSDMLEWLQDAERHYRQQFLRRKTLLQTLRADDFSLLELAPKRWKSWESPSTEDHIKDTLCKVSFFIMSQ; this is encoded by the exons ATGTCCAAACCTGCACTTATTTCACTTCATCAAGCACTGAAGAAAAGCTTCCAGAGTCTTGAAAACAATCAGAAAGTATGGACGAGTGTGTTAGCCGATTGCAGCCCTCTGATGGTGTCTCTGGGTAACTTGGCGGAGCAGTCGCGAGCGCTTTCCAACGTCCAGATCTCCAACACACCGCTCAGAGACTTTCCTGACCTGGAGGAACGGCTGCGTTTCAAGCTCCTACAAGCCACTGATACAGTGCTGGGCAAACTCAATGAGAAGAT GTCTTCTCTACAGTCGGTCAGAGATTCCATCAGTAACCAGGTTTTTGCAGTCTTCCAGCATTACGAGCAGAACACAGACAGTCTGGATCTGCTCACCGTAACCGAGCGCTCGGCCACCGCCCCTTCTGTCTCTGACATGCTGGAGTGGCTGCAGGATGCCGAGCGTCACTACCGACAACA atttctgaggaggaagacTCTGCTGCAGACTCTGAGGGCAGATGATTTTTCCCTTTTAGAATTGGCTCCCAAAAGATGGAAATCCTGGGAGTCTCCCAGTACAGAAGACCACATCAAAG ATACACTTTGCAAAGTGTCCTTCTTTATTATGTCCcaataa
- the LOC120571897 gene encoding claudin-4, whose protein sequence is MANTGMQLISFTCAVTGWIMAIAVTALPQWKVSAFIGSNILTSEIKWEGIWMNCIYQTTGHMQCKTYDSLLALPPDIQAARALMCLAIFMGWLSCTVSCCGMKCTTCAGDDRRAKAGIALSGGVLFILTGLCVLIPVSWTANTVIQDFYNPNVPLMHKRELGQAIYLGWASAVILMISGAVLSSTCPLMERSGRYRRGYIGRSFANSPASAPDPPKPITSNSVPLKEYV, encoded by the coding sequence ATGGCGAACACTGGCATGCAGCTGATCAGCTTCACCTGCGCGGTGACTGGCTGGATCATGGCGATCGCTGTCACGGCCTTGCCTCAGTGGAAGGTCTCGGCCTTCATCGGCAGCAACATCCTGACCTCAGAGATCAAGTGGGAAGGCATCTGGATGAACTGCATCTACCAGACCACTGGTCACATGCAGTGTAAGACATATGACTCCCTGCTGGCCCTGCCTCCAGACATCCAGGCGGCCCGCGCCCTCATGTGTCTGGCCATCTTCATGGGCTGGCTCTCCTGCACGGTGTCCTGCTGCGGCATGAAGTGCACCACCTGCGCCGGGGACGACCGCCGGGCCAAGGCGGGCATCGCGCTCTCAGGCGGGGTTCTCTTCATTCTGACCGGCCTGTGCGTGCTGATTCCCGTTTCCTGGACTGCTAACACCGTCATCCAGGATTTCTATAACCCCAACGTGCCACTGATGCACAAACGAGAGCTGGGTCAGGCTATTTATCTGGGCTGGGCGTCTGCCGTTATTCTCATGATCAGTGGAGCTGTGTTGAGCAGCACCTGTCCCCTCATGGAGAGGAGCGGCAGGTACCGCAGGGGCTATATAGGCCGGAGCTTTGCTAATTCACCCGCTTCAGCACCAGATCCCCCAAAACCTATCACATCTAATAGTGTACCATTAAAGGAGTACGTatag